One region of Azospirillum lipoferum 4B genomic DNA includes:
- a CDS encoding Dabb family protein, which translates to MSDRAIVRTPIRHIVMWRVTGTTVEEKRINVEAVKRGFESLRGLIPGMTHLEIGIDESRISYACDMVLVTDFESADALRTYADHPAHRSVRDALDGLRIERHQVDYPLPQAGGV; encoded by the coding sequence ATGAGCGATCGTGCAATCGTCCGGACCCCCATCCGCCACATCGTCATGTGGCGGGTCACCGGTACGACGGTCGAAGAGAAGCGGATCAATGTCGAGGCGGTAAAGCGCGGCTTCGAATCCCTGCGCGGGCTCATCCCCGGAATGACCCATCTGGAGATCGGCATCGACGAAAGCCGGATTTCCTATGCCTGCGACATGGTTCTGGTCACCGACTTCGAGAGTGCCGACGCGTTGCGCACCTATGCCGACCATCCGGCCCACCGCAGCGTGCGCGACGCGCTCGACGGCCTGCGCATCGAGCGCCACCAGGTGGATTACCCGCTTCCGCAAGCCGGAGGAGTCTGA
- a CDS encoding methyl-accepting chemotaxis protein, producing the protein MLDAILAGRPGGRRFRRHLFRHIFEASPDAFMLVYRDVVVDCNDAALRMLGYDSREAILGVSPDDFDPEYQPDGRRSADASLEIVELAQRNGHHRFEWQHVRKDGTLFHVVITLMTCRIAGYPVMLSFWQNIDALVAARQAEQRSQRELGDFLRDLSGAFSATVRTVEADLSRKVGAAVQEAARLSELAVDASRLAKVGADAVSSANGAADGVASAAIELSASISEIGRQLLSGLGVTERSDGQADQARQIVGRLDAAARRIDGIVDLIRTIANQTNLLALNATIEAARAGEAGRGFAVVATEVKALAGQTARATEEIGAEVARIQAVAREAAESTGALAGAIGTLGQVMAGISASVEQQRAATEEISRGIQHVADRTASAADRIGACEALTGDTRDAVGGLARDVGDVKALADALGGHTEEFMRSLGRRQSLE; encoded by the coding sequence ATGCTGGATGCGATCCTTGCAGGCCGGCCGGGCGGCCGGCGGTTCCGGCGGCACCTGTTCCGCCATATCTTCGAAGCGTCGCCCGATGCCTTCATGCTGGTGTATCGGGACGTCGTCGTCGACTGCAACGATGCGGCGTTGCGCATGTTGGGCTATGACAGCCGCGAGGCCATTCTCGGCGTGTCGCCGGACGATTTCGATCCGGAATACCAGCCGGACGGCAGGCGGTCGGCCGATGCCAGCCTGGAGATCGTCGAGCTGGCCCAGCGCAACGGCCACCACCGCTTCGAATGGCAGCATGTCCGCAAGGACGGCACGCTCTTTCACGTCGTCATCACCCTGATGACCTGCAGGATCGCCGGCTACCCGGTGATGCTGAGCTTCTGGCAGAACATCGATGCGCTGGTCGCGGCGCGGCAGGCGGAACAGCGCAGCCAGCGCGAGCTGGGCGATTTCCTGCGCGACCTGTCGGGCGCCTTCAGCGCCACCGTCAGGACCGTCGAGGCGGATCTGTCGCGGAAGGTCGGCGCCGCGGTGCAGGAGGCCGCGAGGCTGTCCGAGCTGGCCGTCGACGCCAGCCGGCTGGCGAAGGTCGGCGCCGATGCGGTGTCGTCGGCGAACGGTGCGGCCGACGGGGTCGCCTCCGCGGCGATCGAGCTTTCGGCCTCGATCTCGGAAATCGGCCGCCAGCTTCTGTCGGGCCTCGGCGTGACGGAACGGTCCGACGGGCAGGCCGATCAGGCCCGGCAGATCGTCGGCCGTCTCGATGCCGCCGCTCGGCGGATCGACGGCATCGTCGATCTGATCCGCACCATCGCCAACCAGACCAACCTGTTGGCGCTGAACGCCACCATCGAGGCGGCGCGCGCGGGCGAGGCGGGACGGGGGTTCGCGGTGGTCGCGACCGAGGTCAAGGCGCTCGCCGGGCAGACCGCCCGCGCCACCGAGGAGATCGGCGCCGAGGTCGCGCGCATCCAGGCGGTCGCGCGGGAGGCGGCGGAATCGACCGGCGCCCTGGCCGGCGCCATCGGCACGCTGGGGCAGGTGATGGCCGGCATTTCCGCCTCCGTCGAGCAGCAGCGCGCGGCGACTGAGGAGATTTCACGCGGAATCCAGCATGTCGCCGACCGGACGGCGAGCGCCGCCGACCGCATCGGCGCCTGCGAGGCGTTGACGGGCGACACCCGCGACGCGGTCGGCGGGCTGGCGCGCGACGTCGGCGACGTGAAGGCGCTGGCCGATGCGCTGGGCGGCCATACCGAGGAGTTCATGCGGTCCCTCGGCCGCCGCCAATCACTTGAGTGA
- a CDS encoding acyl-CoA dehydrogenase family protein, with protein sequence MTPRNASAATALEALKSEIRARRDEFHKLRHIPVDIVRKFQEAGVYRAFVPTRFGGDGCSPAEFCRLVEEISTADASAGWVASFGVSATYLAALPTETYAGIYGADPDTVFAGGLFPPQPTRKVAGGLEFSGRWPWCSGVMGASIVGGGIKVEGESNALLRTAVMPRAKVTVHETWDTIGLRATGSHEVSVENIVVPEEWTFIRGGKPSMDDAIFRYPAMALASQVLAVVALGTARAAIDWVRQDALRRNSITGAPSPAARGYVQMGVAQAEGLLLGARAAFYDTIEQAWDQMLTKGEVDRPMQIRLRQVASKAAQDGAEAARIAFVLGGSDSMNSGHPLGRFMIDAACVAQHAFIGAGSWQMAGAALLDQPAAPGFP encoded by the coding sequence ATGACTCCACGCAACGCGTCGGCCGCGACGGCGCTTGAAGCCCTCAAATCGGAAATCCGCGCGCGGCGCGACGAGTTCCACAAGCTCCGCCACATTCCCGTCGACATCGTCCGCAAGTTCCAGGAGGCCGGCGTCTACCGCGCCTTCGTCCCGACCCGCTTCGGCGGCGACGGCTGCTCCCCGGCGGAGTTCTGCCGGCTGGTCGAGGAGATCTCGACCGCCGACGCCTCGGCCGGCTGGGTCGCCAGCTTCGGCGTCTCCGCCACCTATCTGGCGGCGCTGCCGACCGAAACCTACGCCGGCATCTACGGCGCCGATCCCGACACGGTCTTCGCCGGCGGGCTGTTCCCGCCGCAGCCGACGCGCAAGGTCGCGGGCGGGCTGGAGTTCTCCGGCCGCTGGCCCTGGTGCTCGGGCGTGATGGGTGCGTCGATCGTCGGCGGCGGGATCAAGGTGGAGGGGGAGTCCAACGCGCTGCTGCGCACCGCCGTCATGCCGCGCGCCAAGGTCACGGTGCATGAGACCTGGGACACCATCGGCCTGCGCGCCACCGGCAGCCACGAGGTGTCGGTCGAGAACATCGTGGTGCCGGAGGAATGGACCTTCATCCGCGGCGGCAAGCCGTCGATGGACGACGCGATCTTCCGCTATCCCGCCATGGCGCTCGCCTCCCAGGTGCTGGCCGTGGTGGCTCTGGGCACGGCGCGGGCGGCCATCGACTGGGTGCGCCAGGACGCGCTCCGCCGCAACTCGATCACCGGCGCGCCCAGCCCGGCGGCGCGCGGCTATGTCCAGATGGGCGTCGCCCAGGCCGAAGGACTGCTTCTCGGCGCGCGGGCGGCCTTCTACGACACCATCGAACAGGCTTGGGACCAGATGCTGACCAAGGGCGAGGTCGACCGGCCGATGCAGATCCGCCTGCGGCAGGTCGCTTCCAAGGCGGCGCAGGACGGGGCCGAGGCCGCGCGCATCGCCTTCGTGCTGGGCGGGTCGGATTCGATGAACAGCGGCCACCCGCTGGGGCGCTTCATGATCGACGCCGCCTGCGTGGCGCAGCACGCCTTCATCGGCGCCGGAAGCTGGCAGATGGCCGGTGCCGCACTGCTCGACCAGCCGGCGGCCCCCGGATTCCCATGA
- a CDS encoding nuclear transport factor 2 family protein: protein MTNSTDGAADVAALVRRIEVLEAEADIRRLQARYMFLCDTPNPEFGVADDLARIELILQLYSEDAVWEGVGEYYTNQFGRVEGKEALRGHFRNFWGSRQDPALILNCHYLTSEQIHVHEGGRTADGQWVHMQPWLFSDGKALLRSSRLNNGFRKEPDGTWKITRTRTENVFVAPLPATWASDYPTRSVLMQP from the coding sequence ATGACGAACTCAACAGATGGTGCTGCCGATGTTGCGGCCCTCGTCCGGCGGATCGAGGTTCTGGAGGCCGAGGCCGATATCCGCCGGCTGCAGGCCCGCTACATGTTCCTGTGCGACACGCCCAATCCCGAATTCGGCGTCGCCGACGATCTGGCTCGCATCGAGCTGATCCTGCAGCTCTACAGCGAGGATGCGGTCTGGGAAGGGGTTGGGGAGTATTACACGAACCAGTTCGGCCGCGTCGAAGGCAAGGAGGCGTTGCGCGGGCATTTCCGGAACTTCTGGGGCAGCCGGCAGGATCCGGCGCTGATCCTCAACTGCCATTATCTCACCTCGGAGCAGATCCATGTTCACGAGGGTGGGCGCACGGCGGATGGGCAATGGGTCCATATGCAGCCCTGGCTGTTCTCCGACGGCAAGGCGCTGCTGCGCTCCTCGCGCCTGAACAACGGATTCCGCAAGGAGCCGGACGGAACCTGGAAGATCACCCGGACGCGGACCGAGAACGTGTTCGTCGCCCCGCTGCCGGCGACCTGGGCGTCGGACTACCCGACCAGATCGGTGCTGATGCAGCCGTAA
- a CDS encoding aldehyde dehydrogenase family protein has translation MKIAQPDSAVEQLSPAVVDFLKAPAMVIGAGSVPALSGRTYPVHNPATGEVLAQVPAGGAEDVDAAVKAAQAAFEGPWSRLPPTQRQAAMLRLADLIEANGEELAQLETLNNGKSIMMSRLLEVQGTAEYFRYMAGWATKIEGSTLDVSIPIPPGMRYQAFTRKEPVGVVAAITPWNFPLTMAAWKVAPALAAGCTVVLKPAEETPLTSIRLAQLCLEAGIPEGVVNVVTGMGEEAGAPLVAHPGIAKISFTGSTETGKLIGVQAVRDMKRVTLELGGKAPMIMFDDMDLDLLGVAAGVGSFFNTGQTCCAGVRIYAQKGVYDRVLDTISAVTRSLSIGSGLDPRHQINPLVSARHKAHVQACIARGVEQGAKPVIRGSAPADGFYVAPELFVDVRQDMALMQEEVFGPVVTVTPFDDADEAIRLANDTRFGLGASIWTTDLNKMMRYVPRIQAGTVWVNSHNLPDQNMPFGGFKQSGIGREHGRGALDNYLETKSVCVAFR, from the coding sequence ATGAAAATCGCACAGCCCGACAGCGCCGTGGAGCAGCTTTCCCCGGCGGTCGTCGACTTTCTCAAGGCGCCGGCGATGGTGATCGGCGCCGGGTCGGTTCCGGCCCTCAGCGGCCGCACCTATCCGGTCCACAACCCGGCGACGGGAGAGGTTCTGGCGCAGGTTCCGGCCGGCGGGGCGGAGGATGTCGATGCCGCCGTCAAGGCGGCGCAGGCGGCCTTCGAAGGGCCGTGGTCGCGCCTGCCGCCGACGCAGCGTCAGGCGGCCATGCTGCGGCTGGCCGACCTGATCGAGGCAAACGGCGAGGAGCTGGCGCAGCTGGAGACGCTGAACAACGGCAAGTCGATCATGATGTCGCGGCTGCTGGAGGTTCAGGGAACGGCCGAGTATTTCCGCTACATGGCCGGCTGGGCGACCAAGATCGAGGGGTCCACCCTCGACGTGTCGATCCCGATCCCGCCGGGCATGCGCTATCAGGCCTTCACGCGGAAGGAGCCGGTCGGCGTCGTCGCGGCGATCACGCCGTGGAATTTCCCGCTGACCATGGCCGCCTGGAAGGTGGCGCCCGCCCTGGCCGCCGGCTGCACCGTCGTGCTGAAGCCGGCGGAGGAGACGCCGCTCACCTCCATCCGGCTGGCGCAGCTCTGCCTGGAGGCCGGCATCCCGGAGGGCGTGGTCAACGTCGTCACCGGCATGGGCGAGGAGGCGGGCGCGCCGCTGGTCGCTCATCCCGGCATCGCGAAGATCAGCTTCACCGGCTCCACCGAGACCGGCAAGCTGATCGGTGTCCAGGCGGTGCGCGACATGAAGCGGGTGACGCTGGAACTCGGCGGCAAGGCGCCGATGATCATGTTCGACGACATGGACCTGGATCTGCTGGGCGTCGCCGCCGGCGTCGGCAGCTTCTTCAACACCGGGCAGACCTGCTGCGCCGGTGTGCGCATCTATGCGCAGAAGGGCGTCTACGACCGCGTGCTGGACACCATCTCCGCCGTCACGCGCAGCCTGTCGATCGGCTCCGGCCTCGACCCGCGCCACCAGATCAACCCGCTGGTGTCGGCGCGCCACAAGGCCCATGTCCAGGCCTGCATCGCCCGCGGCGTCGAACAGGGCGCCAAGCCCGTCATCCGGGGCAGCGCGCCCGCCGACGGCTTCTATGTCGCGCCGGAACTGTTCGTCGACGTGCGCCAGGACATGGCGCTGATGCAGGAGGAGGTGTTCGGCCCGGTCGTCACCGTCACCCCCTTCGACGATGCCGACGAGGCGATCCGGCTGGCCAACGACACCCGCTTCGGGCTGGGGGCGTCGATCTGGACGACCGACCTCAACAAGATGATGCGGTATGTTCCCAGGATTCAGGCCGGGACGGTGTGGGTGAACAGCCACAATCTGCCGGACCAGAACATGCCCTTCGGCGGCTTCAAGCAGTCGGGGATCGGCCGGGAGCACGGGCGCGGCGCGCTGGACAATTACCTGGAGACCAAGTCTGTCTGCGTCGCCTTCCGCTGA
- a CDS encoding maleylacetate reductase, with protein sequence MDPLKDFTSEPRSFTYVGNPARVIFGPGTIARLPDEVDRLGAKRALILSTPAQQGDAERLADLLGARAVGVFPGAAMHTPVDISDYATDRARSLKADVLVAIGGGSTTGLGKAIALRTDLPQIVLPTTYAGSEMTPILGETSNGQKRTQSSPRILPEVVIYDVELTLGLPAGLSGTSGINAIAHAVEALYARDSNPVIDALAVEAIGALAGALPAIAADPLDLAARSRALYGAWLCGVCLGSVGMALHHKLCHTLGGSFDLPHSETHTIVLPHALAYNAPAIPGAMERLARVLGPDPAAALFRIGRAVGAPAGLKDLGMPEGGIDRAADLALSNPYWNPRPLERPALRDLIARAWDGAEPLSS encoded by the coding sequence ATGGATCCGCTCAAGGATTTCACTTCGGAACCGCGCAGCTTCACCTATGTCGGCAATCCCGCCCGCGTGATCTTCGGTCCCGGAACCATCGCCCGGCTGCCCGACGAGGTCGACCGCCTGGGGGCGAAGCGGGCGCTGATCCTCTCCACCCCGGCCCAGCAGGGCGATGCCGAGCGGCTCGCCGATCTGCTGGGCGCGCGTGCCGTCGGCGTCTTTCCCGGCGCGGCGATGCACACGCCGGTCGACATCAGCGACTACGCCACCGACCGGGCGCGCAGCCTCAAGGCCGACGTCCTCGTCGCCATCGGCGGCGGATCGACCACGGGGCTCGGCAAGGCCATCGCGCTGCGCACCGATCTGCCGCAGATCGTGCTGCCGACCACCTATGCCGGGTCGGAGATGACGCCGATCCTGGGTGAGACCAGCAACGGCCAGAAGCGGACGCAATCGTCGCCCCGCATCCTGCCGGAGGTGGTGATCTATGACGTCGAGCTGACGCTCGGCCTGCCGGCCGGCCTGTCGGGCACCAGCGGCATCAACGCCATCGCCCATGCCGTCGAGGCGCTCTATGCCCGCGACAGCAATCCGGTCATCGACGCGCTGGCGGTAGAGGCCATCGGCGCGCTGGCCGGCGCGCTTCCGGCGATTGCCGCCGATCCCCTGGATCTCGCCGCCCGCAGCCGGGCGCTGTACGGCGCGTGGCTGTGCGGCGTCTGCCTGGGATCGGTCGGCATGGCGCTGCATCACAAGCTCTGCCACACGCTGGGCGGCAGCTTCGACCTGCCCCATTCGGAAACCCACACCATCGTGCTGCCCCATGCGCTGGCCTACAACGCGCCGGCCATCCCCGGCGCGATGGAGAGGCTTGCCCGCGTTCTCGGTCCCGATCCGGCGGCGGCGCTGTTCCGCATCGGCCGGGCGGTCGGCGCCCCCGCCGGGCTGAAGGATCTCGGAATGCCGGAGGGCGGGATCGACCGCGCCGCCGATCTGGCCCTGTCCAACCCCTATTGGAATCCCCGCCCCCTCGAACGTCCGGCCCTGCGCGACCTGATCGCGCGTGCCTGGGACGGGGCGGAACCGCTGTCCTCGTGA
- a CDS encoding LysR family transcriptional regulator yields the protein MDRLTELEVFTKIAEESNLSRAADALGISVSGVSRHLASLENRLGVRLVQRTTRQLFLTPEGESFSANAREILATLREAEASVSMVVAQPRGTLRVGASLSFALLHLMPVIREFRARHPLVQIDLKISNRYQDLVESGLDLAVRTRRVEMDSSVTIRKLAETKRLIAAAPAYLRDRGTPAEPRDLLKHDMLLYSLADDPEHLNLARNGELVRIPLVGQMICNDGQVLRQAALDGLGIIVQPAYIIHADIKAGRLVRILADWELPRLTMNLAFPSRTHLPARTRLFINALVEYFSRNDFEAEWDAGPK from the coding sequence ATGGACAGACTCACCGAACTCGAGGTGTTCACCAAGATCGCCGAGGAGAGCAATCTCAGCCGGGCGGCGGATGCGTTGGGCATCTCGGTCTCCGGGGTCAGCCGGCATCTGGCCAGCCTGGAAAACCGGCTCGGCGTCCGGCTCGTCCAGCGGACCACCCGCCAGCTGTTCCTGACCCCCGAGGGCGAAAGCTTCTCCGCAAACGCGCGGGAGATCCTGGCGACGCTCCGCGAGGCGGAGGCGAGCGTCAGCATGGTCGTCGCACAGCCACGCGGGACATTGCGCGTCGGCGCGTCGCTGTCCTTCGCGCTGCTGCACCTGATGCCGGTCATCCGCGAGTTCCGCGCCCGTCATCCGCTGGTCCAGATCGACCTGAAGATTTCGAACCGCTATCAGGATCTGGTGGAGAGCGGCCTGGATCTCGCGGTCCGCACCCGCCGGGTCGAGATGGACAGCAGCGTCACGATCCGCAAGCTCGCCGAAACCAAGCGTCTGATCGCCGCCGCTCCCGCCTATCTGCGCGACCGGGGCACACCGGCCGAACCGAGGGATCTGCTCAAGCACGACATGCTGCTCTACAGCCTCGCCGACGATCCCGAACATCTGAACCTCGCCCGCAACGGGGAACTGGTGCGCATCCCGCTTGTCGGACAGATGATCTGCAACGACGGTCAGGTGCTTCGTCAGGCCGCGCTCGACGGGCTGGGCATCATCGTGCAGCCCGCCTACATCATCCATGCCGACATCAAGGCCGGGCGGCTGGTCCGTATCCTTGCGGATTGGGAGTTACCGCGCCTGACGATGAATCTGGCCTTCCCGTCGCGCACCCATCTTCCCGCCCGCACCCGGCTGTTCATCAACGCCCTGGTCGAGTATTTCTCGCGGAACGATTTCGAGGCGGAGTGGGATGCCGGTCCGAAATAA
- a CDS encoding amidase: MATPRNNHGAIFTDLLELGAPGGLTVAVKDCLDIAGFPTRCGSAAFDQAPAASRHAAVVDALLAAGCRIVGKTTMHELAYGMTGINARFGTPVNPGWPELIPGGSSSGSAVAVAAGLVDFAVGTDTGGSVRQPAACCGVFGMKPTFGRIDRRGASPADSSLDCIGPLARSIGMLERAMVAMDPGFLPAKGLDRPPRLALLRHPDGAGADREWTGLLPAHAAAMPWVELPLLDDAFRAGMTVIARETHRAFGHLLSEPAALGDDVRARLDAAGRVTDEELARAEDVRARFTAEVDALLADCDALVTPALPMPPPGLDAARDPKAVLPLTRFLRPFNLSGHPAIVLPAVDDRGQPRGIQIVGRKFEDPQLCAIAAWLCMAEPNFQAKDHSHDSTQRVGRDGA; the protein is encoded by the coding sequence ATGGCGACGCCACGCAACAATCATGGGGCGATCTTCACGGATCTGCTGGAGCTTGGCGCTCCCGGCGGCCTGACGGTCGCGGTGAAGGACTGCCTGGACATCGCCGGCTTTCCGACCCGTTGCGGATCGGCGGCGTTCGACCAGGCCCCGGCGGCGTCCCGCCATGCCGCGGTGGTGGATGCCCTGCTGGCGGCGGGCTGCCGGATCGTCGGCAAGACGACCATGCACGAACTGGCCTATGGCATGACCGGCATCAACGCCCGCTTCGGCACCCCGGTCAATCCCGGCTGGCCCGAGCTGATTCCGGGCGGCTCCTCTTCGGGATCGGCGGTGGCGGTCGCCGCCGGTCTGGTGGATTTCGCGGTCGGCACCGACACCGGCGGCTCCGTCCGCCAGCCGGCGGCCTGCTGCGGGGTGTTCGGCATGAAGCCGACCTTCGGCCGCATCGACCGCCGGGGGGCCAGCCCCGCCGACAGCTCGCTCGACTGCATCGGTCCGCTGGCGCGCAGCATCGGCATGCTGGAGCGCGCGATGGTGGCGATGGATCCGGGCTTTCTGCCGGCCAAGGGGCTGGACCGCCCTCCCCGGCTCGCCCTGCTCCGCCATCCCGACGGTGCCGGGGCGGATCGCGAGTGGACCGGTCTCCTGCCCGCCCATGCCGCCGCCATGCCCTGGGTGGAGCTGCCGCTGCTCGACGACGCCTTCCGGGCCGGGATGACCGTCATCGCCCGCGAAACCCACCGGGCATTCGGCCATCTCCTGTCCGAACCGGCGGCGCTGGGCGACGACGTGCGCGCCCGCCTGGATGCCGCCGGACGGGTCACCGACGAGGAACTGGCACGGGCCGAGGATGTCAGGGCGCGCTTCACCGCCGAGGTGGACGCGCTGCTGGCCGACTGCGACGCCCTGGTCACGCCCGCCCTGCCGATGCCGCCGCCCGGCCTCGACGCGGCGCGGGATCCGAAGGCGGTCCTGCCGCTGACCCGTTTCCTGCGTCCCTTCAACCTTTCCGGACATCCGGCGATCGTCCTGCCGGCTGTCGATGACCGCGGCCAGCCGCGCGGCATCCAGATCGTCGGCCGCAAATTCGAAGACCCCCAGCTCTGCGCCATTGCGGCCTGGCTCTGCATGGCCGAACCGAACTTCCAGGCGAAGGACCATTCCCATGACTCCACGCAACGCGTCGGCCGCGACGGCGCTTGA
- a CDS encoding AraC family transcriptional regulator → MPPANTLSASRRSALIRASALAPLFTHLSQYKMDIAEFLGRHGLIQGMVTDPYSRLPLAQYVRLFESAADDLAEPNLGIKLGLKIRPADIGPMGVLFSLSPTVRVGFERLSTYVKALQGGTQSTLFEVGEDLVWSYRIADAALWPRRQDAEYTLVANCQLVRSCFAQDWRPVEVHFEHAEEGDAALLQRVFRAPVLFRQSGNRFVMRRDDASRIHRTEDRGLTTILEHHIADLIGQEYAEETIAEQVLALIGLYLGQKPITVETLARDLRMSSRNLQRRLAEENTSLRDLLTQHRQQMAQVYLSQKGARISEVASALGYSDETAFWRAFRRWTGVEPSAFRRDAQRDADGTAGEADPD, encoded by the coding sequence ATGCCCCCTGCCAATACTCTATCCGCCAGCCGGAGATCGGCGCTGATCCGGGCCTCTGCTCTTGCCCCGCTCTTTACCCATCTGTCCCAGTACAAGATGGATATTGCTGAGTTTTTGGGCAGGCATGGCTTAATTCAGGGCATGGTGACCGATCCCTATTCAAGGCTTCCTCTGGCGCAATATGTCAGGTTGTTCGAGAGCGCGGCAGATGACCTGGCGGAGCCGAATCTGGGGATCAAGCTCGGCTTGAAGATCCGCCCGGCCGACATCGGGCCGATGGGTGTTCTGTTCTCGCTGTCTCCCACGGTGAGAGTCGGATTTGAGCGGCTCTCCACCTACGTGAAGGCCCTGCAGGGCGGGACCCAGTCGACCCTGTTCGAGGTGGGCGAGGATCTGGTGTGGAGCTACCGCATCGCCGACGCGGCGCTCTGGCCGCGCCGTCAGGATGCCGAATACACCCTCGTCGCCAACTGCCAGCTGGTCAGATCCTGCTTCGCGCAGGACTGGCGGCCGGTCGAGGTGCATTTCGAACATGCCGAGGAGGGCGACGCCGCCCTTCTCCAGCGGGTTTTCCGGGCACCCGTGCTGTTCCGGCAGTCGGGAAACCGCTTCGTCATGCGCCGCGACGACGCTTCGCGCATCCATCGGACGGAAGACCGTGGCCTGACCACCATCCTCGAACACCACATCGCCGATCTGATCGGACAGGAATATGCCGAGGAAACCATTGCCGAGCAGGTGCTCGCGCTGATCGGCCTCTATCTCGGGCAAAAGCCGATCACGGTCGAAACGCTCGCCCGCGATCTGCGGATGTCGTCCCGCAACCTCCAGCGCCGGCTGGCCGAGGAAAACACCAGCCTGCGCGACCTGTTGACCCAGCACCGGCAGCAGATGGCCCAGGTCTACCTGTCCCAGAAGGGCGCGCGGATCTCCGAGGTGGCCAGTGCGCTCGGCTATTCGGACGAAACGGCGTTCTGGCGCGCCTTCAGGAGATGGACCGGGGTGGAACCCAGCGCATTCCGCCGGGATGCCCAGCGGGACGCCGATGGGACGGCCGGCGAAGCCGATCCCGACTGA
- a CDS encoding intradiol ring-cleavage dioxygenase has translation MSGYFSEARSAETVIDRIGAGADPRLRRIMTSLITHLHGFIKDVALTEKEWEQAIGFLTETGRMCSGTRQEFILLSDVLGASMLVDAINHRWPAPATESTVFGPFHVDGAPVRQMGESISLDGKGEPCLFRGRVLDTDGNPVAGASVDVWSDNADGFYDVQQPDIQPPFNNRGVFVTGEDGRYAFRGVKPVSYPIPSDGPVGRMLAALGRHPWRPAHMHFLIGAPGFERLITHIFVAGDSYLDSDAVFGVKDRLIVDFKPADNPTDGWLAEYDFVLVRRTQ, from the coding sequence ATGTCCGGCTATTTCAGTGAAGCCCGTTCCGCCGAGACGGTGATCGACCGCATCGGTGCCGGGGCGGATCCCCGTCTGCGGCGCATCATGACGTCGCTGATCACCCATCTGCATGGTTTCATCAAGGACGTCGCGCTGACCGAGAAGGAATGGGAGCAGGCCATCGGCTTCCTGACCGAGACGGGCCGGATGTGCAGCGGGACCCGGCAGGAGTTCATCCTGCTGTCGGACGTGCTGGGCGCGTCGATGCTGGTCGACGCCATCAACCACCGGTGGCCGGCACCGGCGACCGAGAGCACGGTCTTCGGGCCGTTCCATGTCGATGGCGCGCCGGTCCGGCAGATGGGGGAGTCGATCAGCCTCGACGGCAAGGGCGAGCCGTGCCTGTTCCGCGGGCGGGTGCTCGACACCGACGGAAACCCGGTCGCCGGCGCCTCGGTCGATGTCTGGTCCGACAATGCGGATGGCTTCTACGACGTCCAGCAGCCGGACATCCAGCCGCCCTTCAACAACCGCGGGGTCTTCGTGACCGGGGAGGACGGACGTTACGCCTTCCGCGGGGTCAAGCCGGTGTCCTATCCCATTCCATCGGACGGACCGGTGGGGCGGATGCTGGCGGCGCTGGGGCGCCATCCCTGGCGGCCGGCGCACATGCATTTCCTGATCGGCGCTCCGGGGTTCGAGCGCCTGATCACGCACATCTTCGTTGCCGGCGACAGCTATCTCGACTCCGACGCGGTGTTCGGGGTCAAGGACCGGCTGATCGTCGATTTCAAGCCCGCCGATAACCCGACGGACGGGTGGCTGGCCGAATACGACTTCGTCCTGGTCCGCCGGACCCAATGA